CCGGTGTTGCACGGCGACGGTGTCGCCCACCGCGGCGAGGGGATCACCGTGCTCTCGGGCGACGAACTCGTCTGCCGACTGGCCGATGGACTCGACGCAGACCGGGTGGGCGTCTGTTCGACCGTCCCCGGCGTGCTCGACGGCGACGGGGCAGTGATCCCGGAGATTACTGCCTTCGAGGATGTCGCAGACGCCCTCGGTGAAAGCGAATCCACCGACGTAAGCGGCGGGATGGCCGGCAAAGTCCGCGAGCTTCTGGCGCTTTCCGCGCCGGCGCACGTGTTCGGTCCCGACGATCTCCCGGCGTTCCTTCGCGGGGAGTCGCCCGGTACCAGGATCGATTGAACGCGGCGGGAACCGGCTCACGCCTCGTGGATCTTCTCGCCGCGGTTGAGTCGGTCGGCGATTCGATACGTCTGTTCGCCGGCCCGTCGGGTCGGGGTGTGCGCGGAGAGATATCGGGCCGTCGCGACGAGGTGTACCCGTCCGCGCTGTTCGTTCGCGGCGGCGTCGTACTGAGTGAACGCCGCCTCGAGGTTCTGTCGCGGGTGGAAACCGGCGTCCTCCCGCAGGAGTGCTTCGCCGAGAGTTCGTTTTAGCCGGTCGACGTCGCCGTCGACTGCGAGATACTCGGCCGTGAGCCGGCCGGCCCTGTCGACTTCTTCGTCGCTCTCGACTTCGAAACACTCCATGACGTCCTCGAGGATCTCCCCGGGCTCTCGGCCCCCGTCTGGATCGGGCAGTGGCGTCGGCGGCGTATTGAGGAACCTGTCGAGATAGACGTTCATCGCTGCGTCGAAGACGCCCCGATACACCTCGATGGCATCGGTTCGCCGGCTCAGACAGAACACCGCGTTCGCGTACGTGTACGTGTGGTGGACCGTGTTCCAGTCTCGAAACTCGTTGCTCGTTCCGAAGTGGGCGATCCGGCGGCCGGCGGCGTGGCTGACCACGGCAGCGAGCTCCTCGGCGGTCGCTCCGTTCGCGATGGCGTCGGTCAGCGCGTCGATGCTCTCGTGTGGATCCTCGCCCATCACGACGTCGATCAGTTCGTCCGGTTGTTCCCACGTCTCATTCGATCCCTGTTCGACCGCATCCGGAAGTTCCGCTGCGGCGTCGAAACACAGCTGGGCGGCGTCGATCGGCTGCCGCCACGAGGAGTTCTCCTCGGCGCGATCTGCGGTTGCGAGTCCGGGCACGAGACTCGGGAGCACCTCGTCGGCGTGCTCCCAGCCGACGTGATCGAGTGTCTCGAACGCCTTGTTGATGAAATCCAGGCGGTGGCCGTTGTCGAGGTACAGGTGATCCGTGGCGGCAGCGACCAACAGTTCGGCGATCTCTGCCTCCTCGAGGTCGGCCGCGATCCCGGCCCGGAGGACGCGCTCGGCGCCGTCGGAGTCGCGAACCTCGAGGTTGTTTTGAAACCACCGCTTGAGTCGCTCGGGTGTGACGTCGTCGGTGGAGAGTCGCTCCTGTGCAAAAAACGGGGGTTCGCCCGCACAGTCGTCGGCGACCTCCGAGAGCCCGACGTAGAGCGCTCGTCGCTTGTCCTCCGGACGGAGATCCCCGAGGAGGTTCGCCATCACGCCGAGCGTGGTGAGCCCGCGTCCCCAGCCGTCTTCCCGGTACCGGGTGCCGAACTCGGTTCCGATCCGGACCGGGACCGAGGAGGCAACGCCGGCGTCGTCGAGGCCGATCACGGACTTGGCGACGATCAACCCGAGATTCTCCTGGAGGCCGTGTTCGAGCCGTTTCCGCCAGCGTTGCTCCGGCGGTTCCTCCCTGGGCGGATGGGGGTCGACGTAGACGTCGCCGTCCCGTACCTCGACTGGATAGGTCCTGACGTCGTCCGCGAACGGATCGAACGTGTCTCCACAGGAGATCTCGAACCGGGCGTGATGCCAGGGACACGTCAGTATCCCGTCGTCGACCGACCCATCCGTGAGCGGAAACCCCATGTGGGGACACCGGTTGTCGGTCGCGTAAAACGCTCCGTCGTGATGAAACAGGCCGATCGTCCGGCCGTTGACGCGGAGGGTCTGTGGGCTCTCCGTTGTGGCTTCCTCCACGGACGTCGCTTTGACGTACCGGCCGTCGGACTCAGACGTCATCGCTCTGGACCACCCACGGAGTTGGATCTTCGTCGGCCAGTCCCGTTCGAGGGTTGTCAAGTATTGCCATACGGCACGTCAAGGAATCGGGCACGGTAAATTTTGCGCCGGGGCGGAGTTCGGCCTCGCTTCGGGCCGACAGGACCGAGCCGTTCTTTTCAAGTAGCACAGTCCATTAGGGGTCGACAACGAATGAGCGAGGACTTCTATGAGGTACTCGGGGTGTCACGCGACGCCGACGCCGACGAGATCAAACGCGCCTACCGGAAGAAGGCCGCAGAGTACCACCCCGACGTCAACGACGATCCGGACGCCGAAGAGAAGTTCAAGAAGGTCCAGAAGGCAAAGGAGGTGCTCACCGACGAGGAGAAGCGGCAGCTGTACGATCGCCTGGGCCACGACCAGTTCGAGCGGGCCGAAAAACACGGCGCGACCGACAACGGTGGTGCCGGCCGCGGTGCGGGGCGGGGCCCGTTCGGCGCCGGCGGTCCGTTCGGCGGCGCCGGCGGAGGCGGCTTCGAGGATCTGTTTTCGGATCTGTTCGGCGGCGGCAGCCGCGACCCGAACCGTCCCCGCCAGGGACGCGACCTCCGAACGGAGATCACGATCGACCTCGAGGAGGCGTTCCACGGGGCGGAAAAGCGGCTCACCGTCACCCGCCCCGCCGAGTGTGACGACTGCGGCGGCACCGGACACCCGCCGGACGCAGACGTCCGGACCTGTCCGCAGTGTAACGGTCGCGGCCAGGTGACGCAAGTTCAACAGACCGCGTTCGGACGGGTCCAGCAGACGACGACCTGTCCCCGGTGTGAGGGGGACGGCGACCTGTACTCCGAGACGTGCCCCTCCTGTGCGGGCGACGGCGTCGTCCGCGAGGACGCGACACTCACCGTCGAGATCCCTGCCGGGGTCGAAAGCGGCCAGACCCTCCGGATGGGCGGCGAGGGTGCCCCGGGTGAGAACGGCGGTCGACCGGGCGATCTCCTCATCGACGTGACCGTCGAGGAGAACGAACGGTTCGAACGCGACGGCGACGACCTCCATCTCAAGCAGCCGATATCGTTCCCGCAGGCTGTCTTCGGGGACACCATCGAGATCGAGACGCTCGACGGCACCGTCGAGATGGACGTTCCAGCCGGCACCCAGAGCGGCGAGACGTTCCGGCTGCGTGACAAGGGGATGCCCCGGCTCCGTGGTCGCGGGCGCGGCGACCTCTACGTCCGGGTGCAGGTGGTCACACCCGAGAGCCTCAACGAGGAACAGCGGGAGGCGCTCGAGGCGTTCGCCGAGGCGGGTGGCGAGGAGATCGAAGTCGAGGAGAGCTTCTTCGAGCGAATCAAGCGGAGTCTGTGATCTGCTGTGCTCACCGCCGGCGTCGTCCCGGGATCAGCCGGACACGACCTGAACCGGCACGAGCATGAAACACAGTAGTCCCAGCGCGAACGTGATGATTCCGACGAGCATTCGCGGCCAGCCCAGCTGTGACTCGTCGACGGGATCGGCGGGGCCGTTGAACGCGATAAACAGCGCGAACACGCCCCAAAACGCCCACAGTCCGACCGACTCGTTGAGGCCGTACTCCAGCACGTAGTAGAGGTACGCGGCGATCCCGAACAGGATAGCCGGCACCAGCGACGCGACGGTTTCCTGTCGCTCGCCGATCATCGCACGCATGATGTGGCCGCCGTCCAGTTGCCCCACCGGGAGCAGGTTGAGCAGTGTGAAGAACATCCCGACCCACCCGCCGATGACGACCGGGTGGGCGGCCTTGTTCGCCGCCTCGTAGGCGGTCGGCTCGCCCAGTGCCGACGCGATCAGCGTCAACAGCGGCGGATCGTTGAACCGGATCATGCTGCCGTCGGCCTCGAGGATGCGCTCGGGGATGGTGATCGGGTCCAGCGAGAGCCCGATCGCCGTCACGACGACCGTCGCCGCGAGTCCCGCAAGCGGCCCGGCAGCGCCGATGTCGAACAGCACTTTCCGGGA
The Halalkaliarchaeum desulfuricum DNA segment above includes these coding regions:
- the dnaJ gene encoding molecular chaperone DnaJ, translating into MSEDFYEVLGVSRDADADEIKRAYRKKAAEYHPDVNDDPDAEEKFKKVQKAKEVLTDEEKRQLYDRLGHDQFERAEKHGATDNGGAGRGAGRGPFGAGGPFGGAGGGGFEDLFSDLFGGGSRDPNRPRQGRDLRTEITIDLEEAFHGAEKRLTVTRPAECDDCGGTGHPPDADVRTCPQCNGRGQVTQVQQTAFGRVQQTTTCPRCEGDGDLYSETCPSCAGDGVVREDATLTVEIPAGVESGQTLRMGGEGAPGENGGRPGDLLIDVTVEENERFERDGDDLHLKQPISFPQAVFGDTIEIETLDGTVEMDVPAGTQSGETFRLRDKGMPRLRGRGRGDLYVRVQVVTPESLNEEQREALEAFAEAGGEEIEVEESFFERIKRSL
- a CDS encoding site-2 protease family protein codes for the protein MADEEVSGPVGEAESPSETPRPEPLRTFFQLTATRRDGDRILYYGESLVPDRALMRRIAPAFREIGYEVELTRTSEADVVIARPIGAGPEGIPWTNLVLFVTTVISTLFVGAYGWYYVPLSEITANPLVILQAWPFTAAVLGVLLVHELGHYAAARYYGVNVSLPYVIPFVFPFGTLGAVIRMKGQMPSRKVLFDIGAAGPLAGLAATVVVTAIGLSLDPITIPERILEADGSMIRFNDPPLLTLIASALGEPTAYEAANKAAHPVVIGGWVGMFFTLLNLLPVGQLDGGHIMRAMIGERQETVASLVPAILFGIAAYLYYVLEYGLNESVGLWAFWGVFALFIAFNGPADPVDESQLGWPRMLVGIITFALGLLCFMLVPVQVVSG
- a CDS encoding Rieske (2Fe-2S) protein; this translates as MTSESDGRYVKATSVEEATTESPQTLRVNGRTIGLFHHDGAFYATDNRCPHMGFPLTDGSVDDGILTCPWHHARFEISCGDTFDPFADDVRTYPVEVRDGDVYVDPHPPREEPPEQRWRKRLEHGLQENLGLIVAKSVIGLDDAGVASSVPVRIGTEFGTRYREDGWGRGLTTLGVMANLLGDLRPEDKRRALYVGLSEVADDCAGEPPFFAQERLSTDDVTPERLKRWFQNNLEVRDSDGAERVLRAGIAADLEEAEIAELLVAAATDHLYLDNGHRLDFINKAFETLDHVGWEHADEVLPSLVPGLATADRAEENSSWRQPIDAAQLCFDAAAELPDAVEQGSNETWEQPDELIDVVMGEDPHESIDALTDAIANGATAEELAAVVSHAAGRRIAHFGTSNEFRDWNTVHHTYTYANAVFCLSRRTDAIEVYRGVFDAAMNVYLDRFLNTPPTPLPDPDGGREPGEILEDVMECFEVESDEEVDRAGRLTAEYLAVDGDVDRLKRTLGEALLREDAGFHPRQNLEAAFTQYDAAANEQRGRVHLVATARYLSAHTPTRRAGEQTYRIADRLNRGEKIHEA